The proteins below are encoded in one region of Ricinus communis isolate WT05 ecotype wild-type chromosome 6, ASM1957865v1, whole genome shotgun sequence:
- the LOC107261963 gene encoding uncharacterized mitochondrial protein AtMg00810-like: protein MEQPSGMTDLQFPNHVCKLQRALYGLKQAPCACLADPSLFILHCSSGSLILLLYVDNMLFTGSNSQLLSTFIQLLHTEFAMKVLGPIHHFLGIEVTSTSHGLHLSQSHFVLTILERAEMVDCKPMSTPLEAKTKGLHNQTPLYEPTSYCAIIGALQYLTLTCPDLAYSVNYVSQFIHAPTQSHLKMAKRILRYVKGTLTLGLDLTSNTTLDLCAFSDSDWAGCPITCRSITGYYTFLGRDPIS, encoded by the exons ATGGAACAACCTTCAGGCATGACTGATCTACAGTTTCCTAATCATGTTTGCAAACTTCAACGAGCCCTTTATGGTCTCAAACAAGCACCTTGTGCCTG TCTTGCTGATCCATCTCTGTTTATTCTTCATTGTTCCTCTGGCTCGCTAATCCTTCTATTATATGTTGATAACATGCTTTTCACAGGTTCAAATTCACAACTTCTTTCTACTTTTATTCAGCTATTGCATACAGAGTTTGCTATGAAAGTTCTTGGTCCCATTCATCATTTCCTTGGAATCGAAGTGACTTCTACATCTCATGGCTTGCATTTGTCTCAATCTCACTTTGTACTCACCATCCTAGAACGAGCTGAAATGGTTGATTGTAAACCTATGAGTACGCCACTTGAAGCCAAAACCAAAGGACTTCACAATCAGACTCCTCTTTATGAACCTACTTCATATTGTGCTATTATTGGAGCCCTTCAGTATCTCACTTTGACTTGCCCTGACCTTGCTTATAGTGTGAACTATGTGTCTCAATTTATACATGCTCCCACTCAGTCTCATCTAAAAATGGCTAAACGCATCCTGCGCTATGTTAAAGGCACCCTCACTCTTGGTCTGGATCTTACCTCCAACACTACACTTGATCTTTGTGCCTTTTCAGATTCAGACTGGGCAGGCTGCCCCATCACCTGTCGTTCCATTACTGGCTACTACACCTTCCTTGGCCGTGATCCCATCTCCTAG
- the LOC8282060 gene encoding probable WRKY transcription factor 9, producing the protein MGREDMKMDIDLSLRIDTENKEDTELKEEEAEEEEEEEKEAKKVQEIMQENNCQEDDAQETNDYNEATATTGVAEGEVVDDSCIELSLQDTTKTEELPALQMEISRMKEENEVLRKVVEQTMKDYYDLQIKFAIVQQNTHKDPHVFLPIRNNEKDLDQEPNSVPKFLDTKTNDQRFLSHLSMNKRIVEESELGLSLRLQTDHSDQQEKEEDKEENKEENGNYMPPFPSVQNKHPRTDHHQLAAGVTSPGASLANRKSRVSVRARCQGATMNDGCQWRKYGQKIAKGNPCPRAYYRCTVAPGCPVRKQVQRCLEDMSILITTYEGTHNHPLPVGATAMASTASAAASFMLLDSSNPFSDGISNFTPPSIPYRGASHVFYPHSSPFRSVNPNDPSKGIVLDLTNNYSTHHDHQPPPQFPLASSSSSARPAFSWLQGMKSSTHQNNGNSTHFTSARVVEGTKSLLAENVTAIASDPKFRVAVAAAITSLINKEKGGAPPSLVANKEAGEGGSSSSSKNWVLDSLSANGKPIRNSP; encoded by the exons ATGGGAAGAGAAGATATGAAAATGGATATTGATCTGTCCCTTAGAATAGATactgaaaataaagaagatactgaactaaaagaagaagaagcagaagaagaagaagaagaagaaaaggaagctAAAAAAGTTCAAGAaataatgcaagaaaacaacTGTCAAGAAGATGATGCACAAGAAACAAATGATTATAATGAAGCCACAGCAACTACAGGTGTAGCTGAAGGAGAAGTAGTTGATGATTCATGCATAGAATTATCTTTGCAAGATACCACAAAGACAGAAGAG TTACCTGCTTTACAAATGGAGATAAGTAGAATGAAAGAGGAGAATGAAGTGTTGAGGAAAGTAGTAGAACAAACCATGAAAGATTACTATGATCTTCAAATCAAATTTGCAATTGTCCAGCAAAATACCCACAAG GATCCACATGTGTTTCTTCCCATTAGAAATAATGAGAAAGATCTTGATCAAGAACCAAACTCAGTTCCAAAATTTTTGGATACCAAAACTAATGATCAAAGATTTTTATCACATTTATCAATGAATAAAAGGATAGTTGAAGAAAGTGAATTAGGGTTGTCATTAAGGCTGCAAACTGATCACTCAGATcaacaagaaaaagaggaagaCAAAGAAGAGAACAAGGAAGAAAATGGAAACTACATGCCGCCGTTCCCTTCGGTGCAAAATAAACATCCAAGAACTGATCATCATCAGTTGGCTGCTGGAGTCACTAGTCCTGGTGCTTCTTTAGCCAACAGAAAATCTAGGGTTTCAGTCAGAGCCAGATGCCAAGGAGCAACA ATGAATGATGGTTGCCAGTGGAGAAAGTACGGGCAGAAAATTGCCAAAGGCAATCCTTGCCCCCGAGCCTACTATCGTTGTACTGTGGCACCAGGATGCCCAGTCAGGAAACAG GTGCAAAGATGCCTAGAGGACATGTCAATCCTGATAACAACTTATGAAGGAACACATAATCATCCACTACCTGTTGGTGCAACAGCCATGGCATCAACTGCCTCAGCAGCTGCTTCATTCATGTTACTCGATTCAAGTAATCCTTTCTCCGATGGCATTTCTAATTTCACCCCACCATCCATCCCATACCGCGGCGCATCTCACGTGTTTTACCCTCACTCCTCGCCTTTCCGAAGCGTAAACCCTAATGATCCTTCTAAAGGGATTGTTCTTGATCTTACTAATAATTATAGCACTCATCATGATCATCAGCCTCCGCCACAATTCCCATTAGCTAGctcatcatcatcagctcGGCCGGCATTTTCTTGGTTGCAAGGCATGAAGTCATCAACTCACCAAAATAATGGCAATAGTACTCACTTTACTAGCGCTAGGGTAGTAGAAGGAACAAAATCACTGCTAGCTGAAAATGTAACTGCTATTGCTTCTGATCCAAAGTTTAGGGTTGCTGTTGCGGCTGCTATTACATCACTcatcaataaagaaaagggtGGTGCACCTCCTTCTTTGGTTGCTAATAAGGAAGCAGGAGAGGGTGGCAGCTCATCTAGTAGCAAGAATTGGGTTCTTGATTCCCTCTCTGCAAATGGTAAGCCAATTAGAAACTCACcttga